Proteins from one Homalodisca vitripennis isolate AUS2020 chromosome 3, UT_GWSS_2.1, whole genome shotgun sequence genomic window:
- the LOC124357713 gene encoding UDP-glycosyltransferase UGT5-like: protein MLEAQLVTVLFCMGMVNSANILMITLGGTKSHKVPFLALGQGLVSKGHQVTLVSAFPQDGDSPVEEVTPRKVEEAVISYSKLDMLGPKLRGEMPFRLSDIFDYVYSVCDAFYTDPATQPLLSMKVDLLILDGAFPECMLALVHYFRVPFIYLNTVAFYSYQFSLAGNPTMYSTTPFFDSYHTDRMTFLERSLNGVLHVLARGVVLFMNKFYMEPIVRKHFGTDIPSIDSIGRNVSLILQNGHHSVTHPRPFLPSVVEIACIHCKEPKPLPKDLEEFVTGGNKKGFVFVSFGTSVHSSQFPERLRLLMIEVFSKLPYQVMWKFVTDGDTMPDLPDNVRLARWLPQQDLLGHPQLLAFVNHGGLHSIIEAVYHGVPMVTLPVFGDHSANSRKTEVDGCSITLELRTVTADILLAAINKIIDDKRYKRNVEQRSLLLKDQPEPPLERALYWVQYVLRHRGAPHLQSAAKDLSFIQYFMLDTVAALLVTLYVLVLVIRIVWRKSYGRRKLDKLKRN from the exons ATGCTGGAGGCCCAGCTGGTGACCGTTCTGTTCTGCATGGGTATGGTCAACTCCGCCAACATCCTAATGATAACTCTCGGCGGCACCAAGAGTCACAAGGTGCCGTTCCTCGCCCTAGGCCAGGGTCTGGTCTCCAAAGGTCATCAGGTCACCCTTGTCAGCGCCTTCCCTCAAGACGGTGACTCACCGGTCGAGGAAGTAACCCCTAGGAAGGTAGAAGAAGCGGTCATTTCGTACAGCAAGTTGGATATGCTGGGTCCGAAGCTTCGCGGAGAAATGCCCTTCAGACTCTCGGATATCTTCGACTACGTTTATTCG GTGTGTGATGCATTCTACACGGACCCCGCCACACAACCGCTGCTCTCTATGAAGGTGGATCTGTTGATACTGGACGGAGCCTTCCCCGAGTGTATGCTGGCACTGGTACATTACTTTCGCGTGCCTTTTATATACCTCAACACCGTGGCCTTCTACAGCTACCAGTTCTCCCTGGCGGGCAACCCTACTATGTACTCGACCACACCCTTCTTCGACTCTTATCACACCGATCGTATGACATTCTTGGAGCGCTCCCTCAACGGCGTCCTCCACGTGCTGGCCCGTGGGGTCGTCTTGTTCATGAACAAGTTTTACATGGAGCCTATCGTGCGGAAACATTTTGGTACTGACATTCCGTCGATTGATTCCATCGGAAGAAACGTCAGTCTGATACTTCAGAATGGGCACCACAGTGTGACCCACCCGCGCCCCTTCCTGCCGAGTGTTGTGGAGATTGCCTGTATACACTGCAAAGAGCCAAAACCTCTGCCTAag GACCTGGAAGAGTTCGTGACAGGAGGAAATAAGAAAGGGTTCGTGTTCGTTAGTTTTGGAACGTCCGTGCACTCTTCGCAATTTCCTGAGCGACTTCGGCTGCTGATGATAGAAGTGTTCAGTAAACTTCCCTACCAGGTGATGTGGAAGTTTGTGACAGATGGCGATACCATGCCAGACCTGCCTGACAACGTACGACTGGCTCGGTGGCTGCCTCAGCAGGACTTGTTGG GACATCCACAATTGTTGGCATTCGTGAACCACGGTGGCCTCCACAGTATAATAGAAGCGGTATACCACGGTGTGCCGATGGTTACTTTGCCCGTCTTCGGCGATCATTCCGCTAATAGTCGCAAGACGGAGGTGGACGGATGCTCGATCACCCTGGAGCTGCGAACCGTCACCGCCGATATTCTACTGGCCGCCATCAACAAGATCATTGACGATAAAAG GTACAAGAGGAATGTCGAGCAGCGATCCTTGCTGCTGAAGGACCAGCCAGAACCCCCGCTTGAGAGAGCACTCTATTGGGTGCAGTATGTACTACGTCACCGCGGAGCGCCTCACCTTCAAAGCGCTGCTAAGGATctttctttcatacagtattttatgttAGACACGGTAGCAGCTCTACTGGTTACTTTATATGTTTTAGTTCTAGTTATTCGAATAGTGTGGCGAAAGTCTTATGGGAGGAGAAAACTAGATAAACTCAAAAGAAATTAA